In Candidatus Anstonellales archaeon, the genomic stretch AAATTAATGCAAATCTGTTAATCAAATCATTAAAGCGTCAAGCATATTCAAAGGTATGTAGTACTTTTGATGAGGCAAAAAGAGCCTCGAAGAAATATAAAATAGTTGTTATGGGCGGTACAATTCCTGGCATTACTACCGATGCTGATGCAGCGCTCTTAGCAGAGTGTCTCCACGCACGTCGCTTAGTAAACATAAGCAATATAGATGGAATATACGATAGAAATCCTTCTAAATTTCATGATGCACGAAAGTATCGTTATATGAAATTTGAGGAGCTACTTCTCCTTTCTAATAAGGAAGATTTAAGACTTGCAGGAGGACACTTTGTATTCGACATTTTAGGATGCAAAATAATTGCAAGAAGTAAGATTGAGACCCATTTTGTTTCGGGTAAAAACCTTAGTGACGTTTCAAAGGCTATTCAAGGAAAACGGCACAATGGCACCATTGTGTCCAGTTAAATGGGGTGATTCTTTGACAATAAAAAGAAAAAAACGAAAACCAAAAGATCTACCATCTCTAGACAGAATTTCTTATATGAGTCCAAAAAAAGAAAGGAAATCGAAAAAGAAAAATACTAAAAAGAAGAAGTCGACGACTGAAGAGAAAATTTTAGAAGACTTGTTTGAAAAAAGTCGTCAGATAACCTACTAGCTGTCAACAACAACCGCATGAAGACTTCTTCTTCTTTTCCTTCATTTTTTCACCCCATTTATTCTATTTTGATAGGTTTACCAACCTTCTTATCTTCCATTTTCTTCTTTTTAAGCCTTACCTCCAAAACTCCATTTTTATAAGTTGCTTTCGACGATTCCGGAATTACTTCCTTTGGAAGGTCGACCTTTCTGTAATACTTCCTTTCAGGATTTTCAACATTTATCTCAAGCTCGGTTTCTGTAGCATGAAGATTTATCTCTTTTTTTTCTACCCCTGGTACTTCAGCTATGACAACTATTTCGCCTTTGTCATCAATGACATCAACAAGTGGGGAACGCTCGCCTTCTTCAAGTGCCTTTAACCCCTTCATTTCAATCCCTGGTTTCCAGTTTCCAAATTCCCTCACTATTGGCTTTCCATCACTACCTATCCTTACAGAAAATCCATAGACCTTTGTATTTGGCATTCTTGCCAATCGTTCAATTTCCTTTTCATCAAGCTCAGATAGACGTAGTGACTCCTCCATCATTCTCCTCATTTCGTCTTGTATTCGTTCAAAAATGTCATCAAAATCTCCTCCGAATATGCCAAATCTTCTTCTTCTAAAGAAAGGGTCCATATACGTCACCCCCCGTTACATTATGTTAATATGGTATTAACACTTATGTAAAAGGACTATTTAAAGCTTTCGCTTTTGCTTTCTGTCTATGATGAAAAAGAAACGATTGATTGTTTGTATACCAAAAAGAATAGGTATCGACCTTTACAACAAAAGACTATAATCAAGATGATGATATAGGATTTGTTACATAAACCAAACTAAAATACGCCACGGCGCATTTCGATCAATTAAATAAGAAACAAAAAAGATTCAAGTATCATTTCAAGTTACCCCCTCCACAAGATTTTCCACATTTTTTCGAATTTATAAAATCCGGAAATTATGCAAAATACACCAGCAATTTTGAAGCTGAATTAAAGGGATAGCTTCTTGCATGAGGTAAGAAACCGATTATTTCCAGCATTCGACCCAAGTGTCATTAAACTTTTTTGCGATATAGAGGTTTTGGGGTTCGTTGAATGTCGTGCAGAGCCTGCCCATCGTCTATTTTTTATTCTAGTCCTCATTATCAGTATCAGAGCAGTTTTTCCAACATCCAAAAATCAGAAACATCTATAATGGGTTT encodes the following:
- the pyrH gene encoding UMP kinase, producing MRKNTVVISLGGSLVNPGKPDFSYINKISRLLETLDYSFGVVVGGGRLARQYAERERKKGKGEFEADLAAIKATKINANLLIKSLKRQAYSKVCSTFDEAKRASKKYKIVVMGGTIPGITTDADAALLAECLHARRLVNISNIDGIYDRNPSKFHDARKYRYMKFEELLLLSNKEDLRLAGGHFVFDILGCKIIARSKIETHFVSGKNLSDVSKAIQGKRHNGTIVSS
- the hsp20 gene encoding archaeal heat shock protein Hsp20 gives rise to the protein MDPFFRRRRFGIFGGDFDDIFERIQDEMRRMMEESLRLSELDEKEIERLARMPNTKVYGFSVRIGSDGKPIVREFGNWKPGIEMKGLKALEEGERSPLVDVIDDKGEIVVIAEVPGVEKKEINLHATETELEINVENPERKYYRKVDLPKEVIPESSKATYKNGVLEVRLKKKKMEDKKVGKPIKIE